In a single window of the Arachis hypogaea cultivar Tifrunner chromosome 6, arahy.Tifrunner.gnm2.J5K5, whole genome shotgun sequence genome:
- the LOC112695199 gene encoding U-box domain-containing protein 3 isoform X2: protein MHIGQTNTTSAKCLINSISRFIHLVSCHTVKPTPLKKNFDNMVSVLKRLKPVLDDVVDHNLPLEENMYRECEELDMLVNEARELIEKWGPKMSKIRSVLRSGELLIKLQSASLYICRVIVRSLKSPSNASVLSNLQQYMQDLQHLKKETAVVYIEEALRNQRNNVQTSNDRLKGIIELLHLTSNQELLKESIAAEKEKLNTEVNKMKEELDEIKQIVNLVCNLREYVLKFECREVKHGVSIPQYFRCPLSLELMSEPVIVASGQTYERQSIQIWLDHGLTVCPKTHQRLSHTNLIPNYTVKAMIANWCEENAVKLPNNSKPKSSYHVSTPSDHSFPEDFDPVCSFGSSHSSYSTSKSSPQTGSAFEKQNGDGSFRLSGESNGCRSGETEKFEHSSPEASCSHSRSESVSSSISSSDYVYPVSKGVSAIPNKHQNVLCREIINEHPANKESGISTRFSGKQSQIPESKIVVMENGNNHRKNNNIINSHTEVDSVPASNLQHDELTTISHVNKLIEDLQSKSNEVQTAAAEELRLLTKNNMENRVIVGKCGAVTPLLSLLYSNVKITQEHAVTALLNLSIYKDNKSLIMEAGAIEPLIHVLKTGNDGAKENSAAALFSLSVIENNKEKIGRSSAVKALVDLLASGTLRGKKDAATALYNLSIFHDNKARIVQAGAVKYLTQLLDPADRMVDKAVALLANLSTIAEGRIEITRQGGIPLLVEILESGSQRGKENAASILFQLCLHSSKFCTLVLQEGAVPPLVALSQSGTTRAKEKAQQLLSHFRNQREVAAGKGRS, encoded by the exons ATGCATATAG GTCAAACGAATACAACTTCAGCGAAATGTCTCATCAACAGCATTTCACGATTCATTCATCTAGTTTCTTGCCATACAGTAAAGCCTACCCCCCTTAAGAAGAACTTTGATAATATGGTTAGTGTGTTGAAGCGTTTGAAACCTGTGCTCGATGATGTTGTGGATCACAATCTCCCTTTGGAGGAAAATATGTATAGAGAATGCGAGGAATTGGATATGTTGGTTAATGAAGCTAGAGAGCTCATTGAAAAATGGGGCCCAAAGATGAGCAAGATTCGCAGC GTTCTTCGAAGTGGTGAATTGCTGATCAAGTTACAGAGTGCTTCACTTTATATTTGTCGTGTGATTGTTAGATCCCTAAAGTCACCTTCAAATGCTTCAGTTTTGTCCAATCTTCAG caatatatgcaGGACCTTCAGCATCTTAAGAAGGAGACAGCAGTGGTCTATATAGAAGAAGCACTTAGAAACCAAAGGAATAATGTTCAAACTTCAAATGATCGTCTAAAAGGAATCATTGAGTTACTTCACCTTACATCAAACCAGGAGCTTTTAAAAGAAAGTATTGCTGCGGAAAAGGAAAAGTTGAACACTGAAGTCAATAAAATGAAAGAGGAACTGGATGAAATTAAACAAATTGTGAATCTTGTCTGCAACTTACGCGAGTATGTGTTGAAATTTGAGTGCCGTGAAGTCAAACACGGTGTCTCTATCCCACAATACTTTAGATGTCCTTTATCATTGGAACTTATGTCAGAACCTGTTATTGTGGCTTCTGGTCAAACATACGAGAGGCAATCCATTCAAATTTGGCTTGATCATGGCCTGACTGTTTGTCCCAAGACTCATCAGAGACTTTCCCACACAAATCTTATTCCGAATTATACCGTGAAAGCTATGATAGCAAACTGGTGTGAGGAAAATGCTGTCAAACTTCCCAATAACTCTAAGCCTAAAAGTTCTTACCATGTTTCAACCCCGTCAGATCATTCATTTCCTGAAGATTTTGATCCTGTGTGTAGTTTTGGGTCTTCACATAGTAGCTATTCCACTTCAAAATCGTCCCCTCAAACTGGAAGTGCATTTGAGAAGCAAAATGGTGACGGTTCTTTCAGACTAAGTGGAGAATCAAATGGATGCAGGAGTGGAGAGACAGAAAAGTTTGAGCACTCATCCCCTGAGGCTTCATGTAGTCACAGCAGAAGTGAATCAGTGTCAAGTTCTATTTCTAGCAGTGATTATGTATACCCAGTTTCAAAAGGGGTGTCAGCCATACCTAATAAGCATCAAAATGTGTTGTGCAGAGAAATCATAAATGAGCATCCTGCAAATAAAGAATCAGGGATTTCTACTCGGTTTTCAGGAAAGCAATCTCAAATCCCTGAATCCAAAATTGTAGTGATGGAGAACGGAAATAATCATAgaaagaataataatattattaatagccACACGGAAGTTGATTCGGTTCCTGCTTCCAACTTACAGCATGATGAACTAACTACCATATCTCATGTCAACAAGTTGATTGAAGACCTTCAGAGTAAGTCAAATGAGGTGCAAACTGCTGCTGCAGAAGAATTGAGGCTCCTTACCAAGAATAACATGGAAAACCGTGTCATTGTTGGGAAGTGTGGTGCAGTTACACCATTACTTTCACTGCTGTATTCGAATGTGAAGATAACACAAGAACATGCTGTGACAGCTCTTCTGAATTTGTCAATTTACAAGGACAACAAGTCTTTGATTATGGAAGCAGGAGCCATAGAACCACTGATCCACGTTTTGAAGACAGGAAATGATGGTGCCAAGGAGAATTCTGCAGCAGCACTATTCAGCCTCTCCGTAATAGAAAACAATAAGGAAAAAATTGGCCGTTCCAGTGCAGTTAAAGCTTTGGTGGATCTTCTAGCCTCAGGAACACTAAGGGGAAAGAAGGATGCTGCCACTGCTTTATATAACTTATCAATATTTCACGACAATAAAGCTCGGATAGTTCAAGCTGGAGCTGTGAAGTATCTGACTCAGTTATTGGACCCAGCTGACAGAATGGTTGACAAGGCTGTTGCTCTTTTAGCAAATCTCTCAACAATTGCAGAGGGTCGAATAGAAATAACAAGGCAAGGGGGAATTCCCTTGCTAGTTGAAATTTTGGAATCAGGTTCTCAAAGGGGGAAGGAAAATGCTGCTTCTATTCTCTTCCAACTATGCCTTCATAGTTCGAAGTTTTGTACCCTCGTTCTGCAAGAAGGAGCTGTACCACCCCTTGTTGCATTGTCTCAGTCTGGCACGACAAGAGCAAAAGAAAAG GCGCAACAGCTACTCAGTCATTTCCGTAATCAGCGTGAAGTGGCTGCCGGGAAGGGAAGATCATGA
- the LOC112695199 gene encoding U-box domain-containing protein 3 isoform X1, producing the protein MHIAGQTNTTSAKCLINSISRFIHLVSCHTVKPTPLKKNFDNMVSVLKRLKPVLDDVVDHNLPLEENMYRECEELDMLVNEARELIEKWGPKMSKIRSVLRSGELLIKLQSASLYICRVIVRSLKSPSNASVLSNLQQYMQDLQHLKKETAVVYIEEALRNQRNNVQTSNDRLKGIIELLHLTSNQELLKESIAAEKEKLNTEVNKMKEELDEIKQIVNLVCNLREYVLKFECREVKHGVSIPQYFRCPLSLELMSEPVIVASGQTYERQSIQIWLDHGLTVCPKTHQRLSHTNLIPNYTVKAMIANWCEENAVKLPNNSKPKSSYHVSTPSDHSFPEDFDPVCSFGSSHSSYSTSKSSPQTGSAFEKQNGDGSFRLSGESNGCRSGETEKFEHSSPEASCSHSRSESVSSSISSSDYVYPVSKGVSAIPNKHQNVLCREIINEHPANKESGISTRFSGKQSQIPESKIVVMENGNNHRKNNNIINSHTEVDSVPASNLQHDELTTISHVNKLIEDLQSKSNEVQTAAAEELRLLTKNNMENRVIVGKCGAVTPLLSLLYSNVKITQEHAVTALLNLSIYKDNKSLIMEAGAIEPLIHVLKTGNDGAKENSAAALFSLSVIENNKEKIGRSSAVKALVDLLASGTLRGKKDAATALYNLSIFHDNKARIVQAGAVKYLTQLLDPADRMVDKAVALLANLSTIAEGRIEITRQGGIPLLVEILESGSQRGKENAASILFQLCLHSSKFCTLVLQEGAVPPLVALSQSGTTRAKEKAQQLLSHFRNQREVAAGKGRS; encoded by the exons ATGCATATAG CAGGTCAAACGAATACAACTTCAGCGAAATGTCTCATCAACAGCATTTCACGATTCATTCATCTAGTTTCTTGCCATACAGTAAAGCCTACCCCCCTTAAGAAGAACTTTGATAATATGGTTAGTGTGTTGAAGCGTTTGAAACCTGTGCTCGATGATGTTGTGGATCACAATCTCCCTTTGGAGGAAAATATGTATAGAGAATGCGAGGAATTGGATATGTTGGTTAATGAAGCTAGAGAGCTCATTGAAAAATGGGGCCCAAAGATGAGCAAGATTCGCAGC GTTCTTCGAAGTGGTGAATTGCTGATCAAGTTACAGAGTGCTTCACTTTATATTTGTCGTGTGATTGTTAGATCCCTAAAGTCACCTTCAAATGCTTCAGTTTTGTCCAATCTTCAG caatatatgcaGGACCTTCAGCATCTTAAGAAGGAGACAGCAGTGGTCTATATAGAAGAAGCACTTAGAAACCAAAGGAATAATGTTCAAACTTCAAATGATCGTCTAAAAGGAATCATTGAGTTACTTCACCTTACATCAAACCAGGAGCTTTTAAAAGAAAGTATTGCTGCGGAAAAGGAAAAGTTGAACACTGAAGTCAATAAAATGAAAGAGGAACTGGATGAAATTAAACAAATTGTGAATCTTGTCTGCAACTTACGCGAGTATGTGTTGAAATTTGAGTGCCGTGAAGTCAAACACGGTGTCTCTATCCCACAATACTTTAGATGTCCTTTATCATTGGAACTTATGTCAGAACCTGTTATTGTGGCTTCTGGTCAAACATACGAGAGGCAATCCATTCAAATTTGGCTTGATCATGGCCTGACTGTTTGTCCCAAGACTCATCAGAGACTTTCCCACACAAATCTTATTCCGAATTATACCGTGAAAGCTATGATAGCAAACTGGTGTGAGGAAAATGCTGTCAAACTTCCCAATAACTCTAAGCCTAAAAGTTCTTACCATGTTTCAACCCCGTCAGATCATTCATTTCCTGAAGATTTTGATCCTGTGTGTAGTTTTGGGTCTTCACATAGTAGCTATTCCACTTCAAAATCGTCCCCTCAAACTGGAAGTGCATTTGAGAAGCAAAATGGTGACGGTTCTTTCAGACTAAGTGGAGAATCAAATGGATGCAGGAGTGGAGAGACAGAAAAGTTTGAGCACTCATCCCCTGAGGCTTCATGTAGTCACAGCAGAAGTGAATCAGTGTCAAGTTCTATTTCTAGCAGTGATTATGTATACCCAGTTTCAAAAGGGGTGTCAGCCATACCTAATAAGCATCAAAATGTGTTGTGCAGAGAAATCATAAATGAGCATCCTGCAAATAAAGAATCAGGGATTTCTACTCGGTTTTCAGGAAAGCAATCTCAAATCCCTGAATCCAAAATTGTAGTGATGGAGAACGGAAATAATCATAgaaagaataataatattattaatagccACACGGAAGTTGATTCGGTTCCTGCTTCCAACTTACAGCATGATGAACTAACTACCATATCTCATGTCAACAAGTTGATTGAAGACCTTCAGAGTAAGTCAAATGAGGTGCAAACTGCTGCTGCAGAAGAATTGAGGCTCCTTACCAAGAATAACATGGAAAACCGTGTCATTGTTGGGAAGTGTGGTGCAGTTACACCATTACTTTCACTGCTGTATTCGAATGTGAAGATAACACAAGAACATGCTGTGACAGCTCTTCTGAATTTGTCAATTTACAAGGACAACAAGTCTTTGATTATGGAAGCAGGAGCCATAGAACCACTGATCCACGTTTTGAAGACAGGAAATGATGGTGCCAAGGAGAATTCTGCAGCAGCACTATTCAGCCTCTCCGTAATAGAAAACAATAAGGAAAAAATTGGCCGTTCCAGTGCAGTTAAAGCTTTGGTGGATCTTCTAGCCTCAGGAACACTAAGGGGAAAGAAGGATGCTGCCACTGCTTTATATAACTTATCAATATTTCACGACAATAAAGCTCGGATAGTTCAAGCTGGAGCTGTGAAGTATCTGACTCAGTTATTGGACCCAGCTGACAGAATGGTTGACAAGGCTGTTGCTCTTTTAGCAAATCTCTCAACAATTGCAGAGGGTCGAATAGAAATAACAAGGCAAGGGGGAATTCCCTTGCTAGTTGAAATTTTGGAATCAGGTTCTCAAAGGGGGAAGGAAAATGCTGCTTCTATTCTCTTCCAACTATGCCTTCATAGTTCGAAGTTTTGTACCCTCGTTCTGCAAGAAGGAGCTGTACCACCCCTTGTTGCATTGTCTCAGTCTGGCACGACAAGAGCAAAAGAAAAG GCGCAACAGCTACTCAGTCATTTCCGTAATCAGCGTGAAGTGGCTGCCGGGAAGGGAAGATCATGA